One Chloroflexota bacterium genomic region harbors:
- a CDS encoding DUF2344 domain-containing protein produces MSPQETAPRQRWQILFSRAEPALRLRQQDILAEFQRVLTEAALPLSRTAAARPRPRLRLAASAPAGVELRGDIVEVWFDELVPQERVLAAGEGLTDGLAMIDAREAWHGFPSAASQVRGGEYEVEVSTPEGVTADDLRSAVVRLLAATSLPGQRRRGESERRSDAAERDLRPYVEDLEVIEVDEAARTARLRMQLRLDPSGAGRPRDVVDALGLGLATTRTIRHRLLFVDTPPVAR; encoded by the coding sequence ATGAGCCCTCAGGAAACCGCCCCGCGCCAGCGCTGGCAGATCTTGTTCTCTCGGGCCGAGCCCGCGCTCCGGCTGCGCCAGCAGGACATCCTGGCCGAGTTCCAGCGCGTCCTGACCGAGGCCGCGCTCCCCCTCTCCCGGACCGCCGCCGCGCGTCCCCGGCCACGCCTGCGGCTAGCGGCCAGCGCGCCGGCGGGGGTGGAGCTGCGCGGGGATATCGTGGAGGTCTGGTTCGACGAGCTCGTCCCCCAGGAGCGGGTGCTCGCGGCGGGGGAGGGCCTGACCGACGGTCTGGCGATGATCGACGCCCGCGAGGCGTGGCACGGGTTTCCCTCGGCCGCGTCCCAGGTTCGGGGCGGCGAGTACGAGGTCGAAGTCAGCACGCCCGAGGGCGTGACCGCGGACGATCTACGGTCCGCCGTGGTCCGACTCCTGGCTGCGACCAGCCTGCCCGGTCAGCGCCGGCGAGGGGAGAGCGAACGCCGTTCGGACGCGGCCGAACGGGATCTCCGGCCCTACGTCGAAGACCTGGAGGTAATTGAGGTCGACGAGGCCGCCCGAACGGCACGCCTCCGGATGCAGCTGCGCCTCGATCCGAGCGGAGCGGGTCGGCCGCGGGACGTCGTGGACGCCCTGGGTCTGGGGCTGGCCACCACCCGGACCATCCGGCACCGGCTCCTGTTCGTTGACACTCCTCCGGTCGCCCGATAG
- the prfA gene encoding peptide chain release factor 1: MTDRLGELSARHQELSALLARPETATNPQLLERYGRELARLAPIVDALRGRDETEGALTSARGLLEDADPEVRAMARDEVEDLEGRLAGLDAELRRLLVPRDPNDERDVILEIRAGTGGDEASLFATDLYRMYQRYAEQRRWRVDLLSTSESPSGGYKEVIAEVAGDGAYSRLKFESGVHRVQRVPVTESSGRIHTSTATVAVLPEADEVEVDIDEGDLRIETFRSSGPGGQSVNTTDSAVRITHLPTGMAVAIQDEKSQHKNRAKALSVLRARLLEAERARQAEERGEARRAQVGTGERSEKIRTYNFPADRVTDHRIGLTVHNLPGLLAGDLDRVIEPLREADQAARLAAAGANASG, translated from the coding sequence ATGACGGACCGCCTGGGTGAGCTGTCGGCTCGCCACCAGGAGCTGAGCGCGCTGCTGGCCCGACCGGAGACCGCAACCAACCCGCAGCTACTGGAGAGGTATGGGCGCGAGCTGGCCCGGCTGGCGCCGATCGTGGACGCCCTGCGAGGGCGCGACGAGACCGAGGGGGCCCTGACCTCGGCTCGCGGCCTGCTGGAGGACGCCGACCCGGAGGTCCGCGCCATGGCCCGGGATGAGGTGGAGGATCTGGAGGGCCGGCTGGCGGGCCTGGACGCCGAACTGCGGCGGCTGCTGGTGCCCCGCGACCCGAACGACGAGCGCGACGTGATCCTCGAGATCCGTGCCGGTACCGGCGGGGATGAGGCGTCGCTGTTCGCGACGGACCTGTACCGCATGTACCAGCGGTACGCCGAGCAGCGCCGCTGGCGCGTCGACCTGCTGTCCACCAGCGAGAGCCCATCGGGGGGCTACAAGGAGGTCATCGCGGAGGTCGCCGGCGACGGGGCGTATTCGCGCTTGAAGTTCGAGAGCGGCGTCCACCGCGTGCAACGGGTGCCGGTCACCGAGTCCAGCGGCCGGATCCATACTTCGACCGCAACGGTGGCGGTCCTGCCCGAGGCCGATGAGGTCGAGGTGGACATCGACGAGGGTGACCTTCGGATCGAGACCTTTCGGTCCAGCGGACCTGGCGGCCAGTCGGTGAACACCACCGATTCGGCCGTGCGCATCACGCACCTGCCGACCGGCATGGCAGTCGCCATCCAGGACGAGAAGAGCCAGCACAAGAATCGGGCCAAGGCGCTGTCGGTGCTGCGCGCGCGACTGCTGGAGGCTGAGCGGGCGCGCCAGGCGGAGGAGCGCGGGGAGGCGCGCCGGGCCCAGGTCGGGACCGGCGAGCGGTCGGAGAAGATCCGGACCTACAACTTTCCCGCTGACCGGGTCACCGATCATCGGATCGGCCTGACCGTTCACAACCTGCCGGGCCTGTTGGCCGGTGACCTCGACCGCGTGATCGAGCCGCTGCGGGAAGCGGATCAGGCGGCCCGCCTGGCCGCGGCCGGCGCCAATGCCTCCGGCTGA
- the rpmE gene encoding 50S ribosomal protein L31 — protein sequence MKTGVHPQYHQAEVHCACGTTFTVGSTAESIRVEVCSNCHPFYTGTQNIVDTAGQVERFQRRMERASR from the coding sequence ATGAAGACCGGCGTTCATCCGCAGTACCATCAGGCTGAGGTCCACTGCGCTTGCGGGACCACCTTCACGGTCGGGTCGACCGCCGAGTCGATCCGGGTCGAGGTCTGTTCGAATTGCCATCCGTTCTACACCGGCACGCAGAACATCGTCGACACCGCGGGCCAGGTAGAGCGGTTCCAGCGGCGGATGGAGCGCGCCTCCCGCTGA
- a CDS encoding DUF1385 domain-containing protein, with protein MIQAVAGTRKYRMPDFFYGGQALIEGVMMRGKSTAAMSVRMPDGEIRTSSEPLPRALSGGRWLRVPLVRGVLVLYETLVLGTRMLMRSAALAAEGEEIEIGRGTLAITMIASLGFAIALFFVLPLLLSEAAEEAAGSDLVANLLEGLFRLVIFVVYLGLIGLMSDVRRVFAYHGAEHKTISAHEADAALEPASVDRFSTAHTRCGTTFILIVVVISILFFSVVPRANVPLPLLMLSRIALVPVVAAVAYELVRFGARHYGNRLVRAIYAPGLWLQSMTTRPPDHGMLEVSISALQRVMDEDRARA; from the coding sequence GTGATCCAGGCCGTGGCCGGGACACGCAAGTACCGGATGCCCGACTTTTTCTACGGCGGCCAGGCCCTCATCGAGGGGGTCATGATGCGGGGCAAATCCACGGCCGCCATGAGCGTTCGGATGCCGGATGGCGAGATCCGGACGTCGTCCGAGCCGCTGCCCCGAGCCCTGAGCGGCGGCCGGTGGCTGCGCGTGCCCCTGGTCCGTGGGGTGCTCGTGCTGTACGAGACCCTGGTGCTGGGAACCCGGATGCTGATGCGCTCCGCGGCCCTGGCGGCGGAAGGCGAGGAGATCGAGATCGGGCGCGGCACGTTGGCCATCACCATGATCGCGTCGCTCGGCTTCGCGATCGCCCTGTTCTTCGTGCTGCCACTGCTCCTGTCCGAGGCCGCCGAGGAGGCCGCCGGCAGCGACCTGGTGGCCAACCTGCTGGAGGGCCTCTTCCGTCTCGTGATCTTCGTCGTGTACCTGGGTCTCATCGGTCTCATGTCGGACGTGCGGCGCGTGTTCGCCTATCACGGGGCCGAGCACAAGACCATCAGCGCCCACGAGGCCGATGCCGCCCTGGAGCCCGCGTCGGTGGATCGGTTCAGCACTGCCCACACCCGATGCGGGACGACCTTCATCCTGATCGTGGTGGTCATCAGCATCCTGTTCTTCTCGGTCGTCCCGCGGGCCAACGTGCCGTTGCCGCTGCTCATGCTGTCGCGCATCGCGCTGGTGCCTGTGGTGGCCGCGGTGGCCTACGAGCTGGTCCGTTTCGGCGCCCGGCACTACGGCAATCGGCTTGTCCGCGCCATCTACGCGCCCGGTTTGTGGCTCCAGTCGATGACCACCCGGCCACCGGATCACGGGATGCTCGAGGTCAGCATCTCCGCTCTCCAGCGGGTCATGGACGAGGACCGGGCGCGGGCATGA
- a CDS encoding L-threonylcarbamoyladenylate synthase: protein MTEILPATPEGLAAAAELMADGHLVAFPTDTVYGVACAFGREEQRSDLVKLKGRPEDKPIPVLVAEASQVTAAGYVLDERARRLAGRWWPGPLTLVLPASDGGDALGFRVPAHDVALALIRLAGPLLATSANRSGEPETLGADEVQIAFAVHGDLLAAVVDGGPAPGGTASTVVDLTAEPARLLREGAISRQAVAEVVDLEPAID from the coding sequence GTGACCGAGATCCTGCCGGCGACGCCCGAGGGCCTGGCCGCCGCCGCGGAGCTGATGGCCGACGGGCACCTGGTCGCGTTCCCCACCGACACCGTGTATGGCGTCGCCTGTGCCTTTGGCCGCGAGGAACAGCGGTCGGATCTGGTGAAGCTCAAGGGCAGGCCGGAGGACAAGCCGATCCCGGTCCTCGTCGCCGAGGCGTCCCAGGTCACGGCGGCCGGGTACGTCCTGGATGAGCGGGCAAGACGCCTCGCCGGCCGATGGTGGCCCGGTCCCCTGACCCTGGTCCTCCCAGCCTCCGACGGCGGCGATGCGCTCGGATTCCGCGTGCCTGCGCATGACGTCGCGCTGGCCTTGATCCGGCTGGCGGGACCCCTGCTGGCGACGAGCGCGAATCGGAGCGGCGAACCGGAGACCCTCGGAGCGGACGAGGTCCAGATCGCGTTCGCCGTGCATGGCGACCTGCTAGCCGCGGTCGTCGACGGCGGACCGGCTCCGGGCGGCACGGCGTCGACCGTGGTCGACCTCACGGCTGAGCCCGCCCGGCTGCTCCGCGAGGGTGCCATCAGCCGGCAGGCGGTGGCGGAGGTCGTGGACCTGGAGCCGGCGATAGACTGA
- the rpmA gene encoding 50S ribosomal protein L27 — MAHKKAGSSSKNGRDSAGQRLGVKRGDGQQILAGTIIVRQRGSTFHPGPNVGMGRDYTLFATAHGRVRFTHETRDRKLVSVVEAEG; from the coding sequence ATGGCACACAAGAAAGCTGGATCCTCATCCAAGAACGGGCGCGACAGCGCCGGCCAGCGGCTCGGCGTAAAGCGTGGCGACGGGCAGCAGATCCTCGCCGGGACGATCATCGTTCGGCAGCGGGGCAGCACGTTCCATCCGGGGCCCAACGTCGGCATGGGGCGCGACTACACCCTGTTCGCCACTGCCCATGGACGGGTTCGCTTCACCCATGAGACGCGCGACCGCAAGCTGGTCAGCGTGGTCGAAGCCGAGGGCTGA
- the rpiB gene encoding ribose 5-phosphate isomerase B: MRVAIGSDHAGFVLKTALCRMLDELGIAYRDFGTDSPEPVDYPDVIAPVARAVARGEYDRGIVLGGSGTGEAIVANKIRGIRCVQAANPVVARLGREHNDANVIAIGARVTNVEVAEACVREFLDAEFEGGRHVRRVAKIAALEAEEAGR; the protein is encoded by the coding sequence ATGCGCGTCGCCATCGGCTCCGACCATGCGGGATTCGTGCTCAAGACCGCGCTGTGCCGCATGCTGGACGAGCTGGGGATCGCGTACCGCGACTTCGGGACCGACTCGCCAGAACCGGTCGACTACCCGGACGTCATCGCGCCGGTGGCGCGCGCCGTTGCCCGTGGGGAATACGACCGCGGCATCGTCCTGGGCGGTAGCGGGACGGGGGAGGCGATCGTGGCCAACAAGATCCGCGGCATTCGCTGCGTGCAGGCCGCCAACCCGGTCGTGGCCCGGCTGGGACGGGAGCACAACGACGCCAACGTCATCGCGATCGGGGCCCGGGTGACCAACGTGGAGGTGGCCGAGGCCTGCGTGCGGGAGTTCCTGGACGCCGAGTTCGAGGGCGGGCGTCACGTCCGGCGGGTCGCCAAGATCGCCGCCCTGGAGGCCGAGGAGGCTGGTCGCTGA
- a CDS encoding HemK/PrmC family methyltransferase, whose translation MPPAESLVLPATAGAALAGATERLRVAGSPTPRLDAEILVAHSMKRDRAWLLAHLDEPMPGRTGADLSAWVERRAAGEPIAYIRGFKEWYGLRIATDRRSLIPRPETELLADAAIGDIAERMGRDDRPILAWEVGTGGGGVAVVLARRFRSALTLGRLRLVASDVAPDAVELAAENLAGHGVDRLVTLAVADLLDPVGTVAEVPDVVVANLPYLRSAEVKAGLGSLGWEPGPALDGGADGLVVIRELLARLPDRLAAHGSVILEIGEDQAGSIRTLAAALPGAWSVSTLRDLAGHERIVRLERLP comes from the coding sequence ATGCCTCCGGCTGAGTCCCTCGTCCTCCCGGCCACGGCAGGCGCGGCATTGGCAGGCGCGACGGAGCGTCTCCGGGTGGCGGGTTCGCCAACGCCGCGGCTGGATGCCGAGATCCTGGTGGCGCACTCCATGAAGCGCGATCGGGCGTGGCTCCTGGCGCACCTGGATGAGCCGATGCCGGGGCGGACGGGGGCCGACCTGAGCGCCTGGGTGGAGCGGCGCGCCGCCGGCGAGCCGATCGCGTACATCCGCGGCTTCAAGGAGTGGTATGGCCTACGGATCGCCACCGACCGCCGGTCGCTCATTCCGCGCCCCGAGACCGAGCTGCTGGCCGATGCGGCCATCGGAGACATCGCCGAACGCATGGGACGCGACGACCGGCCGATCCTGGCCTGGGAGGTCGGGACCGGCGGCGGAGGCGTGGCAGTCGTGCTCGCCCGGCGCTTCCGGTCGGCCCTGACCCTGGGCCGCCTCCGCCTGGTGGCGAGCGACGTGGCGCCCGATGCCGTTGAGCTGGCGGCCGAGAACCTCGCCGGGCACGGGGTGGATCGTCTGGTGACGCTGGCCGTGGCGGATCTTCTCGACCCGGTTGGGACTGTGGCCGAGGTTCCCGACGTCGTTGTCGCCAACCTCCCCTACCTGCGCAGCGCCGAAGTCAAGGCCGGACTGGGCAGCCTGGGCTGGGAGCCTGGGCCGGCGCTGGATGGCGGGGCCGATGGGCTGGTCGTGATCCGCGAGCTGCTGGCCCGCCTGCCCGACCGCCTGGCCGCCCACGGGAGCGTGATCCTGGAGATTGGCGAGGACCAGGCCGGCTCGATCCGGACCCTGGCCGCGGCGCTTCCGGGGGCGTGGTCGGTCTCGACGCTTCGAGACCTGGCGGGCCACGAGCGGATCGTCCGCTTGGAGCGGCTCCCGTGA
- the rplU gene encoding 50S ribosomal protein L21: MYAVVDNGGKQYRVEPGRTLVIDRLDAEAGATVTFDRVLLVGDEDGVTVGTPTVSGATVRGTVLEHGRGPKIIVFRFRPKAHYRRRTGHRSELTRVRIDEIATAATAAKAASKAAPTAKVAATPKTTAKLAPKTTAKLAPKSAARRKAAAPRKAAASRKTKSETE, translated from the coding sequence ATGTACGCCGTGGTCGACAACGGCGGAAAGCAATATCGGGTCGAGCCGGGGCGCACCCTGGTCATCGACCGTCTCGACGCCGAGGCGGGAGCCACGGTGACGTTCGACCGCGTGCTGCTTGTCGGTGACGAGGACGGCGTCACGGTTGGCACCCCGACCGTGAGCGGGGCAACGGTGCGCGGCACCGTGCTCGAGCACGGCCGCGGTCCGAAGATCATCGTCTTCCGCTTCCGGCCCAAGGCTCATTACCGGCGGCGCACCGGTCATCGGTCGGAGTTGACCCGGGTCCGGATCGACGAGATCGCGACCGCTGCGACAGCGGCCAAGGCCGCGTCCAAGGCGGCGCCGACGGCCAAAGTGGCGGCCACGCCCAAGACGACGGCCAAGCTCGCGCCCAAGACGACGGCCAAGCTCGCGCCCAAGTCGGCGGCCCGGCGCAAGGCGGCGGCACCACGGAAGGCAGCGGCCTCGCGCAAGACGAAATCGGAGACAGAGTAG